The following is a genomic window from Microbispora sp. ZYX-F-249.
CTGCTCAACACGTTGAAGGCCAACGGCCTGCGGGCCACGTTCTTCAACATCGGCCAGAACGCCGCCGCCAACCCGTCCCTGGTCCGCGCCCAGGTGGACGCGGGCATGTGGGTCGGCAACCACAGCTACACCCACCCCCACCTGCCCCAGATGGGCAGCTCGCAGATCCAGTCCGAGCTGCAGCGGACCCAGCAGGCCATCCAGCAGGCCACCGGCTCGGCGCCCAAGCTGTTCCGCCCGCCGTACGGCGAGACCAACTCCACGTTGAAGTCCA
Proteins encoded in this region:
- a CDS encoding polysaccharide deacetylase family protein → MGRRAGLRKMLATALAGVVTAALATVTLSATAAQAADCSGGYVGLTYDDGPNPSNTTNLLNTLKANGLRATFFNIGQNAAANPSLVRAQVDAGMWVGNHSYTHPHLPQMGSSQIQSELQRTQQAIQQATGSAPKLFRPPYGETNSTLKS